The sequence GCCCGGCCTGACCCGGAAGATGGCGCAGCAAGCCTTTATGGAGGCGGGCATCGAAACCGGCACCACCGCGTTTCTGATGAAAAGCCTCAAACCGGAAAAGCAGGGCAGCTACGACTGGCAGTTGGACATCAGTGCCATCGTCCACTACTACCCGGAGATCATCGGCCCTGTGCCTGAGCTGCCTGCGTTCTCCGGCCCGGTGCTGTTTTTGAAGGGTGAGTTGTCGGAATACCTGTTGCCGGAGCACCGCGAGGAGATCGTTCGCCGCTTCCCCGCCTCCAAGGCAAGGGTGATCACCGGCACCGGCCACTGGCTGCATGCGGAAAAGCCGGAGCAGTTTAACCGCCATGTGGCGGATTTTCTTGCTCCACACATGAACTAAAGGGCATCGGCTGCTGTGCTAATCCACACAGGAAAGGCGTTCTAACGCCCATGTGGTTGTGCTATAGTAGCCCGCCGGTTTCGCCAGGATGGTAAATAGATGTTAGTCAGTGATGTAGCACAGCTCGAAGCAGTAGGATTAAACCTCTTTTTTGCAGCGGTGTTTTTCCTGATAGGAATGTCGATCCGGGACGTATTAAATCGAGGCGATGTCCCTGCGTTTGGTCGCTACATCGTCTGGTTGGTTCTCTTTCTCGGCTGTGCCGGCTTCATCGCCAAGGGCATCATTCAGCTGGTATGGGAAGGGAGCGGAGTAGGTTGAGCAGCGACTTTGCATGGCAGTAGAAAAGACCGATAGAACCACCATGGATCTGTTCGCCACCGAAAGGCGGCGCGGCAGACCCAAGACCAACCCCTTGCCTCGTAAAGAGCAACTGCGCGTCAACAAGCGAAATCAGATTCAGCGAGACCGTTCTCAGGGGTTGAAACGTATTGAACTTAAAGTGTCGGATGCACTCTATAATGCGTTGAATGAGCAGGCGATGACCGACAACGTCAGCCGCAGTCAAC is a genomic window of Ferrimonas sp. YFM containing:
- a CDS encoding DUF2788 domain-containing protein produces the protein MLVSDVAQLEAVGLNLFFAAVFFLIGMSIRDVLNRGDVPAFGRYIVWLVLFLGCAGFIAKGIIQLVWEGSGVG
- the ybfE gene encoding LexA regulated protein yields the protein MAVEKTDRTTMDLFATERRRGRPKTNPLPRKEQLRVNKRNQIQRDRSQGLKRIELKVSDALYNALNEQAMTDNVSRSQLIESILLEQFQQVGKAQD